In a single window of the Gemmatimonadales bacterium genome:
- the rpsT gene encoding 30S ribosomal protein S20 — protein MVVPRTKSAKKQLRQSRARTQNNRMQRSRLRSAIKKARTAAKGPDAERAYAEAAKLLDRAGRKNIVHHNTANRQKSRLAKLIRPA, from the coding sequence GTGGTCGTGCCGCGAACCAAGTCCGCCAAGAAACAGTTGCGCCAGTCTCGGGCCCGGACGCAGAACAACCGCATGCAGCGGAGCCGGCTCCGGTCGGCCATCAAGAAGGCGCGGACCGCCGCCAAGGGCCCGGACGCCGAGCGGGCTTACGCTGAAGCGGCAAAGCTGCTCGACCGCGCCGGCCGGAAGAACATCGTCCACCACAACACCGCGAACCGACAGAAGAGCCGGCTCGCCAAACTTATCCGCCCCGCCTAA
- a CDS encoding site-2 protease family protein, with translation MLVFSLVAHEYAHGAAALREGDDTAYMLGRLTLNPVPHIDPWMSIIFPALLWWISGGRFTFGGAKPVPVNPRKYKNYRRGDIIVSAAGVVTNLGLAVLCALAFIVIGFVAARAPGIMVVADTLQRMMVLGIWLNLVLCFFNLIPIPPLDGSHLFYHLLPPGLGARYRSLQRFGFLPLLVLIFFAQPVLSKLLIPAQYGMVYLLHLVLPYAVGNGWNIFS, from the coding sequence GTGCTCGTCTTTTCGCTCGTGGCGCACGAGTACGCCCACGGAGCGGCGGCACTCCGCGAGGGCGACGATACGGCCTACATGCTTGGCCGGCTCACGCTCAACCCGGTGCCCCACATCGACCCCTGGATGAGCATCATTTTTCCGGCGCTGCTCTGGTGGATATCTGGCGGGCGTTTCACCTTCGGGGGCGCCAAACCCGTGCCGGTAAATCCGCGCAAGTACAAGAACTATCGCCGGGGCGACATCATCGTCTCCGCCGCCGGCGTGGTGACCAATCTCGGGCTCGCCGTGCTCTGCGCGCTCGCGTTCATTGTGATCGGCTTCGTGGCCGCGCGGGCGCCCGGCATTATGGTCGTCGCCGACACGCTGCAGCGCATGATGGTCCTCGGCATCTGGCTCAACCTCGTGCTCTGCTTTTTCAATCTCATCCCGATCCCGCCGCTCGACGGCTCGCACCTCTTCTACCATTTGCTTCCGCCCGGTCTCGGCGCGCGCTACCGGTCGCTCCAGCGTTTCGGCTTCCTGCCGCTTCTCGTGCTCATCTTCTTCGCGCAGCCAGTGCTCTCGAAGCTGCTGATTCCGGCGCAGTACGGCATGGTGTATCTGCTGCATCTCGTACTGCCGTACGCGGTGGGCAACGGATGGAACATCTTTTCATGA
- a CDS encoding aspartate carbamoyltransferase catalytic subunit, giving the protein MTSAALGKDLIGLEHLTPAQLELILDTAEPFKEVSERPIKKVPALRGKTIVNLFFEPSTRTRISFEFAEKRLSADTVNVSPQGSSVSKGETLVDTARNLEAMRIDMVVIRHGASGAAQFLGSRIRSNVINAGDGKHEHPTQALLDMLTLRDHFGRLAGLKVAICGDILHSRVARSNIWGLLKLGAQVGVCGPATLLPRNIEALGVAVLPRIEDAIQWADALNVLRLQLERMQTGFIPSLREYNRVFGVTSERLARAPKDLLILHPGPMNRGVEIDSDVADGPHSVILPQVTNGVAVRMAVLYLLAGGAPDWAQAAGRGEDH; this is encoded by the coding sequence GTGACCTCCGCGGCCCTCGGCAAGGACCTGATCGGGCTCGAGCACCTGACGCCCGCGCAGCTCGAGCTGATCCTCGACACCGCCGAGCCGTTCAAGGAAGTGAGCGAGCGGCCGATCAAGAAGGTTCCGGCGCTCCGCGGCAAGACGATCGTCAATCTCTTCTTCGAGCCGTCGACCCGCACCCGGATCTCGTTCGAGTTTGCCGAGAAGCGGCTGAGCGCGGACACGGTGAACGTGTCACCGCAGGGCTCGTCCGTCTCCAAGGGCGAGACACTGGTCGACACCGCGCGCAACCTCGAGGCGATGCGGATCGACATGGTGGTGATCCGGCACGGCGCGTCGGGCGCGGCCCAATTCCTGGGCTCCCGGATCCGGTCCAACGTCATCAACGCGGGCGACGGCAAGCACGAGCACCCGACCCAGGCGCTGCTCGACATGCTCACCCTGCGCGATCATTTCGGGCGCCTCGCGGGGCTCAAGGTCGCGATCTGCGGCGACATTCTGCACAGCCGGGTGGCGCGGAGCAACATCTGGGGACTCCTCAAGCTCGGCGCCCAGGTGGGCGTCTGCGGTCCCGCCACGCTCCTGCCTCGGAACATCGAAGCGCTCGGCGTCGCGGTACTGCCGCGGATTGAAGACGCGATCCAGTGGGCCGACGCGCTCAACGTGCTGCGCCTGCAGCTCGAGCGGATGCAGACCGGGTTCATTCCCTCTTTGCGCGAGTACAATCGGGTCTTCGGTGTCACCAGCGAGCGGCTCGCGCGGGCGCCAAAGGATCTGCTCATCCTCCACCCGGGCCCGATGAACCGCGGCGTCGAGATCGACAGTGACGTCGCCGACGGCCCGCACAGCGTGATCCTGCCGCAGGTGACGAACGGCGTCGCGGTCCGCATGGCGGTGCTCTACCTGCTGGCGGGCGGCGCGCCGGACTGGGCTCAGGCGGCCGGCCGCGGGGAGGACCATTGA
- a CDS encoding segregation/condensation protein A translates to MTAHATIEPAEREAAMTEPRAKPGMAERAAPGRDAPTAALGAEPGFLVELEEFSGPLDLLLHLLREEQLEIADVPIARICGQFLEAINRLGLNQAADYLEMASRLVRLKVQMLLPRALDDDGWEDPRADLVRRLLEYQQIREVALWLGGAAARRSERMARGYLPSAPVMPPAPLTLDLMQLLQAVERVIAAIPSPVLHRVVARPLDVEGAMQRIESLLDAMAEIGWLDAVGPAATIADVLSTLLALLELARRGSLSLSQPAPFAPMVIARDAARATA, encoded by the coding sequence GTGACGGCGCACGCCACGATCGAGCCGGCCGAGCGGGAGGCGGCCATGACGGAGCCGCGGGCTAAGCCCGGCATGGCGGAGCGGGCCGCGCCGGGACGCGATGCGCCCACCGCGGCGCTTGGCGCCGAGCCCGGTTTCCTGGTCGAGCTGGAGGAGTTTTCCGGCCCGCTCGACCTGCTGTTGCACCTCCTGCGCGAGGAGCAGCTCGAGATCGCCGACGTCCCCATCGCGCGGATCTGCGGCCAGTTCCTGGAGGCCATCAATCGGCTGGGACTCAACCAGGCCGCCGATTATCTCGAGATGGCGAGCCGCCTCGTGCGGCTCAAGGTGCAGATGCTGCTCCCGCGCGCGCTGGACGACGACGGATGGGAGGACCCGCGCGCCGATCTCGTCCGCCGGCTGCTCGAGTATCAGCAGATTCGCGAAGTAGCTCTCTGGCTCGGCGGCGCGGCGGCGCGGCGTTCGGAGCGGATGGCGCGGGGCTATCTGCCATCGGCTCCGGTGATGCCCCCTGCGCCGCTCACGCTCGATCTGATGCAACTCCTGCAGGCGGTCGAGCGGGTCATCGCCGCGATTCCCTCGCCGGTGCTCCACCGCGTCGTCGCGCGGCCGCTCGACGTCGAAGGCGCCATGCAGCGCATTGAGTCGCTGCTCGACGCGATGGCGGAAATCGGCTGGCTCGACGCGGTCGGGCCCGCGGCAACGATCGCCGACGTGCTCTCCACACTGCTCGCGCTGCTCGAGCTGGCCAGGCGCGGCTCCCTCTCCCTCTCACAGCCGGCGCCGTTCGCGCCGATGGTGATCGCCCGTGACGCCGCTCGCGCAACTGCTTGA
- the scpB gene encoding SMC-Scp complex subunit ScpB, translating to MTPLAQLLEAALFAAARPLTTEELCLLEPEATLADVRAALEQLREHYDFDQHGVELAELAGGYQVLTRAVHAAAIERAQFAQRQARLTAAALETLAVIAYRQPVGRAEIEEIRGVSAGGVLRSLQERGLIEVVGRSDALGRPMLYGTAPLFLELLGLRDLADLPKVEELTIALQPHRPSAEGADDAAAYVPAES from the coding sequence GTGACGCCGCTCGCGCAACTGCTTGAGGCCGCGCTCTTCGCCGCCGCGCGCCCGCTTACGACCGAGGAGCTGTGCCTGCTCGAGCCGGAAGCCACGCTCGCCGACGTGCGCGCGGCGCTGGAGCAATTGCGCGAGCATTACGACTTCGACCAGCACGGTGTCGAGCTGGCCGAGCTTGCGGGAGGGTACCAGGTTCTCACCCGCGCGGTGCACGCCGCGGCCATCGAGCGCGCGCAGTTCGCCCAGCGGCAGGCCCGGCTCACGGCCGCGGCGCTCGAGACGCTTGCGGTCATCGCCTACCGGCAGCCGGTCGGGCGCGCCGAGATCGAGGAGATCCGCGGCGTGTCGGCCGGCGGCGTGCTGCGCTCGCTGCAGGAGCGCGGGCTGATCGAAGTCGTCGGCCGGAGCGACGCGCTCGGGCGCCCCATGCTCTACGGCACGGCGCCGCTCTTCCTCGAGCTGCTCGGTCTCCGCGATCTCGCCGACCTGCCCAAGGTGGAAGAGCTGACGATCGCCTTGCAGCCGCATCGCCCGAGCGCGGAGGGGGCCGACGACGCTGCGGCCTACGTGCCCGCCGAATCGTGA
- a CDS encoding class II aldolase/adducin family protein — protein sequence MRARGAARDVVRCCRRLWEAGLIAGADGNVSVRLGPDRILVTPRGCLKAELEASDLVEVTLAGAPVGSPAGPRRPRFRRPSSELDLHLRVYRQSEECGAVVHAHPPVATAFAVAGEPIPGDVLAEVALLMGEVPVVPYATTGTPALGDVAAPFLARHPAVLLANHGAVTWGADLTVARIRMESLEHAARILFAARALGRVTRLTTDQLQALQHLRGKSRDG from the coding sequence ATGCGGGCGCGTGGCGCGGCACGGGACGTCGTCCGCTGCTGCCGGCGGCTCTGGGAGGCGGGGCTGATTGCGGGCGCGGACGGAAACGTGTCCGTACGGCTTGGGCCGGACCGGATCCTGGTGACGCCGCGCGGCTGCCTCAAGGCGGAGCTCGAGGCGAGCGATCTGGTCGAGGTGACGCTCGCCGGGGCCCCGGTCGGATCCCCCGCCGGCCCCCGCCGCCCCCGGTTCCGACGGCCGTCGAGCGAATTAGATTTGCATCTTCGGGTCTACCGCCAGTCGGAGGAGTGCGGCGCCGTGGTCCACGCGCACCCGCCGGTCGCGACCGCATTTGCGGTGGCCGGCGAACCGATTCCGGGCGACGTGCTGGCCGAAGTCGCGCTGCTCATGGGCGAGGTGCCAGTGGTGCCGTATGCCACGACGGGCACGCCCGCGCTCGGCGACGTGGCGGCCCCCTTCCTGGCCCGGCATCCCGCGGTGCTCCTCGCCAACCACGGCGCGGTCACCTGGGGCGCCGATCTCACGGTGGCGCGCATCCGCATGGAGAGCCTGGAACACGCCGCCCGTATCCTGTTCGCCGCGCGCGCGCTCGGCCGCGTCACGCGCCTCACCACTGACCAGCTTCAGGCTCTCCAGCACCTGAGAGGAAAGTCCCGCGATGGCTGA
- a CDS encoding MoxR family ATPase yields the protein MTTTARPFTPAADPVPVQRVVEEVGRRLVGQDAMIERLLVGLLTGGHILLEGVPGLAKTLAVRTLAEIIDASFSRIQFTPDLLPADLIGTMVFDQKTQEFHVKKGPLFAQIILADEINRAPAKVQAALLEAMQEKQVTIGGTTFPLEEPFLVLATQNPIESEGTYPLPEAQLDRFMLKVRVGYPSRDEEKEVLLRMSGGKEIPVERLLEPATILAARAAIADLYMDQKVVDYIVDLVRATREPATVGLAELGPLVAFGGSPRASIALAQAARAHAFLRGRGFVVPEDVRALAPDVLRHRIVLTFEAEAEDLTTDGVVTRVLDAVRAP from the coding sequence ATGACGACAACCGCGCGGCCGTTCACGCCTGCCGCCGATCCGGTGCCCGTGCAGCGGGTGGTGGAGGAGGTGGGGCGCCGGCTGGTGGGACAGGATGCCATGATCGAGCGACTCCTGGTGGGGCTCCTCACCGGCGGCCACATCCTCCTCGAGGGCGTGCCGGGGCTCGCGAAGACGCTGGCGGTGCGCACGCTGGCCGAGATCATTGACGCGTCGTTCTCGCGGATCCAGTTCACGCCCGACCTTCTGCCTGCCGATCTCATCGGCACGATGGTCTTCGACCAGAAGACCCAGGAGTTTCACGTCAAGAAGGGGCCGCTCTTCGCGCAGATCATCCTGGCCGACGAGATCAACCGTGCCCCCGCCAAGGTGCAGGCGGCTCTGCTCGAGGCGATGCAGGAGAAGCAGGTGACGATCGGTGGGACCACCTTTCCGCTGGAGGAGCCGTTCCTCGTGCTCGCAACGCAGAACCCGATCGAGAGCGAAGGCACCTATCCGCTGCCCGAAGCGCAGCTCGACCGGTTCATGCTCAAGGTGCGCGTTGGCTATCCCAGCCGCGACGAGGAGAAAGAAGTGCTCCTCCGCATGAGCGGCGGCAAGGAGATCCCGGTGGAACGGCTGCTCGAGCCGGCGACCATTCTCGCGGCGCGCGCGGCGATCGCCGACCTCTACATGGACCAGAAGGTGGTGGACTACATCGTGGACCTGGTCCGCGCGACGCGCGAGCCGGCCACGGTGGGTCTCGCCGAGCTCGGGCCGCTGGTGGCGTTCGGCGGCTCGCCGCGCGCGTCGATCGCGCTGGCGCAGGCCGCGCGTGCCCACGCCTTTTTGCGCGGCCGCGGCTTCGTGGTGCCCGAGGACGTGCGCGCGCTCGCGCCCGACGTCCTGCGCCATCGCATCGTGCTCACCTTCGAAGCCGAGGCGGAAGACCTCACCACGGACGGCGTGGTGACGCGGGTGCTCGACGCCGTTCGCGCGCCCTGA
- a CDS encoding pseudouridine synthase, with translation MRLQRALARAGVASRREAERLIEAGRVRVDGTVMRLGSKVDPDRQSITVSGRRVQVQARRWLAFHKPLGVVTTARDDEGRRTVFDFIENTAGLTYVGRLDVNTTGLLLLTTDGEAVHRLTHPRYRIPRHYVALVHGRPTAELAQAVHRRVAVEGRPVVTSEVRVRSGHEGRSIIDVTLAEGRNRIVRRWCEALGLRVDRLARLSYGPVRLSDLAPGESRPLTPREEAAIYRAIGMEPE, from the coding sequence ATGCGGCTCCAGCGGGCGCTGGCGCGCGCCGGGGTTGCCTCCCGCCGTGAGGCGGAGCGGCTGATCGAGGCGGGGCGGGTGCGGGTGGATGGCACCGTGATGCGGCTCGGTTCCAAGGTCGATCCCGACCGGCAGTCGATCACGGTGAGCGGCCGGCGCGTGCAGGTGCAGGCGCGCCGCTGGCTCGCCTTCCACAAGCCGCTGGGTGTCGTCACCACCGCGAGAGACGACGAGGGGCGCCGCACCGTCTTCGATTTCATCGAGAATACGGCGGGGCTCACCTACGTCGGCCGGCTCGACGTCAACACCACCGGCCTGCTGCTGCTCACGACCGACGGCGAGGCCGTCCATCGCCTCACCCATCCGCGCTATCGGATCCCGCGCCATTACGTCGCGCTGGTGCATGGCCGCCCGACGGCCGAGCTGGCCCAGGCGGTGCATCGCCGCGTGGCGGTGGAGGGGCGCCCGGTCGTCACCAGCGAGGTACGGGTGCGGTCGGGACACGAGGGGCGCAGCATCATCGACGTGACGCTTGCCGAAGGGCGCAATCGCATCGTGCGCCGCTGGTGCGAGGCGCTCGGGCTTCGGGTGGACCGGCTGGCGCGGCTCTCGTACGGGCCGGTCCGGCTCAGTGATCTCGCGCCGGGCGAATCGCGGCCGCTCACACCCAGGGAAGAGGCGGCCATCTACCGCGCGATCGGCATGGAGCCGGAATGA
- the pyrR gene encoding bifunctional pyr operon transcriptional regulator/uracil phosphoribosyltransferase PyrR, with protein MPTRTLLLDDRAIGRALARMASEIVERCHGTEDLVLVGIQRRGVELASRLTGLIGQGEGAAVPVGKLDITLYRDDLQTVGPRPVVGETSLPDLDGKTVVIVDDVLYTGRTVRAALDECADFGRPRRILLCVLIDRGGRELPIQADISGASVTTTAGDRVDVFVSELDGRDAVELVR; from the coding sequence ATGCCAACCCGGACCCTCCTCCTCGACGACCGCGCAATCGGCCGCGCTTTGGCGCGCATGGCATCGGAAATTGTCGAGCGCTGCCACGGGACCGAGGACCTCGTGCTCGTGGGCATTCAGCGCCGCGGCGTGGAGCTGGCGAGCCGGCTCACCGGGCTCATCGGGCAGGGCGAAGGTGCCGCCGTTCCGGTGGGCAAGCTCGACATCACCCTCTATCGCGACGATCTCCAGACGGTGGGCCCCCGGCCCGTGGTCGGCGAAACCAGCCTGCCGGACCTCGACGGAAAGACCGTGGTGATCGTGGATGACGTGCTCTACACCGGGCGCACGGTGCGCGCGGCCCTCGACGAGTGCGCCGACTTCGGGCGGCCCCGCCGCATCCTGCTCTGCGTGCTGATTGACCGGGGCGGGCGTGAGCTGCCGATCCAGGCCGACATCAGCGGCGCGAGTGTGACGACCACCGCGGGCGACCGCGTGGACGTCTTCGTGAGCGAGCTCGACGGCCGCGATGCCGTCGAGCTGGTGCGGTGA
- a CDS encoding dihydroorotase, with the protein MSGILIRGGQVIDPSRGGAVADAAANGVADVYLLDGRVEAVGRNLGGASGIAGAMVVDATGQVVCPGLIDVHVHLREPGQEDLETVASGSMAAAAGGFTAVCAMPNTDPVCDNQGVVGFIKAQAQRAGKARVYPIGAISLGQRGQQLAEFGELVGAGAVAVSDDGKPVVSSHLMRTALEYAKTFGIPVADHCEDPTLSAGGVMHEGLVATRLGLKGIPAAAEEIMVARDILLAELTGGHVHLCHMSTRGSVELIRRAKERGIRVTAEATPHHFSLTDLACEGYDTNAKMNPPLREAEDREAIRQALRDGTIDVIATDHAPHHYDAKEREFDDAPNGIIGLETALGLAVTELVESGLLTLPELVKRMSTLPARVFGLPGGTLAPGAPADVTVFDPTAQWTVRPDESFSKSRNTPFAGRELTGRATLTIVRGQVVYQRGD; encoded by the coding sequence TTGAGCGGGATTCTGATCCGGGGCGGGCAGGTGATCGATCCATCACGCGGCGGCGCCGTCGCGGACGCGGCGGCCAACGGCGTGGCGGACGTCTATCTGCTGGACGGGCGGGTCGAGGCGGTCGGGCGAAACCTTGGGGGAGCGAGCGGCATCGCGGGCGCGATGGTGGTGGACGCGACCGGCCAGGTCGTGTGCCCCGGCCTCATCGACGTGCACGTGCACCTGCGCGAGCCGGGACAGGAGGATCTCGAGACCGTGGCGAGCGGCTCGATGGCCGCGGCCGCCGGCGGGTTCACCGCGGTCTGCGCCATGCCCAACACCGATCCCGTCTGCGACAACCAGGGCGTCGTGGGCTTCATCAAGGCGCAGGCGCAGCGCGCGGGCAAGGCGCGGGTCTATCCGATCGGCGCCATCTCGCTCGGGCAGAGGGGGCAGCAACTGGCGGAGTTCGGCGAGCTGGTGGGCGCGGGCGCCGTCGCGGTGAGCGACGACGGGAAGCCGGTGGTCTCGAGTCACCTCATGCGCACCGCGCTCGAGTACGCCAAGACGTTCGGCATCCCCGTCGCCGACCACTGCGAGGACCCAACGCTCTCGGCCGGCGGCGTGATGCACGAGGGCTTGGTGGCGACTCGGCTCGGTCTCAAGGGGATTCCGGCGGCGGCCGAAGAGATCATGGTCGCACGCGACATCCTTCTGGCCGAGCTCACCGGTGGGCACGTGCACCTCTGCCACATGTCGACGCGCGGCTCGGTCGAGCTGATCCGCCGAGCCAAGGAGCGGGGCATTCGGGTCACGGCCGAGGCCACGCCGCACCACTTCTCGCTCACCGACCTGGCCTGCGAGGGCTACGACACCAACGCCAAGATGAACCCGCCGCTCCGCGAGGCCGAGGACCGTGAAGCGATTCGGCAGGCGCTTCGGGACGGGACGATCGACGTGATCGCGACCGACCACGCGCCGCACCACTACGATGCAAAGGAGCGCGAGTTCGACGACGCGCCGAACGGGATCATCGGGCTGGAGACGGCGCTCGGGCTTGCCGTCACCGAGCTGGTCGAAAGCGGCCTTCTCACGCTGCCCGAGTTGGTGAAGCGGATGAGCACGCTCCCGGCGCGGGTGTTCGGGCTGCCGGGCGGCACGCTGGCGCCGGGCGCGCCGGCAGACGTGACCGTGTTCGACCCCACTGCGCAGTGGACGGTGCGGCCCGACGAGTCGTTCTCGAAAAGCCGGAACACGCCCTTTGCCGGGCGGGAGCTCACGGGGCGCGCCACGCTCACGATCGTGCGGGGACAGGTCGTCTACCAGCGGGGCGATTGA
- a CDS encoding DUF58 domain-containing protein, whose product MSIDPEILKQVKAIELRTRGLVGSLFAGEYRSVFRGQGMEFAEVRTYEPGDDFRTIDWNVSARLGTPYVKTFTEERELTVLLVVDESGSTRFGEPVTKAGLAVEVGAVLALAAAEENDRVGALFFTDAVEHVVPPRKGRRHALRVIRDLVAFEPRGRATDLAAGLTYAGRLLRHRSTVVVLSDFLAEGWERPLRRLTGRHDVVAITVDDAREERLPESGWIELADAESGRRVLVDTGNRAVRERIARLAERRREARHHALTAAGADHLELATGRDYKIPLRRHFAVRARRAGTR is encoded by the coding sequence ATGAGCATCGATCCCGAAATTCTGAAGCAGGTGAAGGCGATCGAGCTGCGCACGCGCGGGCTCGTGGGGTCGCTCTTTGCCGGCGAATACCGCTCGGTTTTTCGCGGGCAGGGGATGGAGTTCGCCGAGGTGCGTACCTACGAGCCCGGCGATGACTTCCGGACCATCGACTGGAACGTCTCGGCCCGCCTCGGGACGCCCTACGTCAAGACCTTTACCGAAGAGCGCGAGCTCACCGTGCTGCTCGTGGTCGACGAGTCCGGCTCCACGCGCTTCGGTGAGCCGGTGACCAAGGCGGGGCTCGCCGTCGAGGTGGGCGCGGTGCTTGCGCTCGCCGCGGCGGAGGAGAACGACCGCGTGGGTGCGCTCTTCTTCACCGACGCGGTGGAGCACGTAGTGCCGCCGCGAAAAGGGCGCCGGCATGCGCTCCGGGTCATTCGCGATCTCGTCGCGTTCGAGCCGCGGGGGCGCGCCACCGATCTCGCGGCGGGCCTCACCTACGCGGGCCGGCTGCTGCGGCACCGGAGCACGGTCGTCGTCCTCTCGGATTTTCTCGCCGAAGGCTGGGAGCGTCCGCTGCGCCGGCTCACGGGGCGGCACGACGTGGTGGCGATCACGGTCGACGATGCGCGGGAAGAGCGGCTGCCCGAATCGGGCTGGATCGAGCTGGCCGATGCGGAATCCGGGCGCCGCGTACTGGTGGACACCGGCAACCGCGCGGTGCGGGAGCGGATTGCGCGGCTGGCGGAGCGCCGGCGCGAGGCGCGGCACCACGCGCTCACGGCCGCGGGCGCCGATCATCTCGAGCTCGCCACCGGCCGCGACTACAAGATTCCGCTCCGGCGCCACTTTGCCGTGCGCGCCCGGCGCGCGGGAACGCGATGA
- a CDS encoding VWA domain-containing protein, whose product MTFSRPWLLLLLLALPLWWWRRRRGTSPAAPYSDVSLAARIARPAWWVRLPVWLRGLALAAWIVAAAGPRIGGDRVELKKEGIAIVIAIDISSSMLAEDFAPSNRLEVAKRQAVAFIRGRDADRIGLVAFAGEALTQVPVTLDYPVVEQAVSDIRIGTLEDGTAIGSGLAVAVNRLRRAPDKSKVILLLTDGENNKGLIDPRTAAATAAAYGIKVYTIGVGTEGEAPIPTGRALGGGFRYEVLPVKIDEDLLREIADKTGGRYFRAKDSEALTRIFQQIDRLERTPTVMTRYTRFDESTRGLVLLGLFALGLELLLDATLVVRVP is encoded by the coding sequence ATGACGTTCTCCCGCCCCTGGCTGTTGCTCCTGCTGCTCGCGCTGCCGCTCTGGTGGTGGCGCCGCCGTCGCGGCACGTCTCCCGCCGCCCCGTACAGCGATGTGAGCCTCGCGGCGCGCATCGCGCGGCCGGCGTGGTGGGTGCGCCTCCCGGTCTGGCTCCGCGGGCTCGCATTGGCCGCCTGGATCGTGGCGGCGGCGGGTCCGCGGATCGGCGGTGACCGGGTGGAGCTCAAGAAGGAAGGCATCGCGATCGTCATCGCGATCGACATCTCGAGCAGCATGCTGGCGGAGGACTTCGCGCCGTCCAACCGGCTGGAGGTGGCCAAGCGGCAGGCGGTCGCGTTCATCCGCGGGCGCGACGCGGACCGGATTGGCCTCGTCGCCTTTGCCGGCGAGGCGCTGACGCAGGTGCCGGTGACGCTCGACTATCCGGTGGTAGAGCAGGCGGTGAGCGACATCCGGATCGGCACGCTGGAAGATGGGACGGCGATCGGCAGCGGCCTTGCCGTCGCCGTGAATCGCCTGCGCCGCGCGCCCGACAAATCGAAAGTGATTCTGCTCCTCACCGATGGGGAGAACAACAAGGGCCTGATCGATCCGCGTACTGCGGCGGCCACGGCGGCGGCGTACGGAATCAAGGTCTACACCATCGGCGTCGGCACCGAGGGCGAGGCCCCGATTCCGACGGGCCGCGCGCTGGGCGGCGGCTTTCGCTACGAGGTCCTGCCGGTCAAGATTGACGAGGACCTGCTGCGCGAGATCGCCGACAAGACCGGCGGCCGCTACTTCCGAGCAAAGGACAGCGAGGCACTCACCCGCATCTTCCAGCAGATCGATCGGCTGGAGCGCACGCCTACAGTGATGACGCGTTACACCCGGTTCGACGAGTCCACCCGCGGCCTCGTGCTGCTCGGACTGTTCGCGCTGGGTCTGGAGCTCCTGCTCGACGCCACGCTGGTGGTACGGGTCCCGTGA